Proteins from one Polynucleobacter wuianus genomic window:
- the rpsS gene encoding 30S ribosomal protein S19 codes for MTRSAKKGPFCDASLVKKVEVAQANKDKKPIKTWSRRSTILPDFIGLTIAVHNGRQHVPVYVSENMVGHKLGEFALTRTFKGHAADKKVTKK; via the coding sequence ATGACACGTTCAGCTAAAAAAGGCCCATTCTGCGACGCCAGCTTAGTAAAAAAAGTTGAAGTTGCACAAGCCAACAAGGACAAAAAGCCGATCAAAACTTGGTCACGCCGTTCAACAATCCTCCCAGACTTTATTGGTCTGACGATTGCTGTACATAACGGTCGTCAACACGTTCCGGTTTATGTATCAGAAAACATGGTGGGTCATAAGTTAGGCGAATTTGCCTTGACCCGTACTTTCAAAGGTCACGCTGCTGACAAGAAAGTAACGAAGAAGTAA
- the rplB gene encoding 50S ribosomal protein L2 yields the protein MPLMKTKPTSPGRRSMVKVVNPDLHKGKPFAPLLEPQFQKAGRNNNGHITTRHKGGGHKHHYRVVDFKRNDKDGIPAKVERLEYDPNRSANIALIVFADGERRYIPAAKGMTVGQAIMNGSEAPIKSGNNLPIRNIPVGSTIHCVEILPGKGAQVARSAGGSAVLLAREGVYAQVRLRSGEVRRVLIECRATIGEVGNEEHSLRQIGKAGANRWRGIRPTVRGVAMNPVDHPHGGGEGRTGEGRVPVSPWGTPTKGYRTRRNKRTTSMIVQRRQKR from the coding sequence ATGCCTTTGATGAAAACAAAACCGACCTCACCAGGTCGTCGTTCAATGGTCAAGGTGGTCAATCCTGACCTCCATAAAGGCAAGCCTTTTGCACCATTGTTAGAGCCACAGTTTCAAAAAGCGGGCCGTAACAACAACGGTCACATCACTACCCGTCATAAAGGTGGTGGTCATAAGCATCACTATCGTGTTGTTGACTTCAAACGCAACGACAAGGATGGCATTCCAGCTAAAGTTGAACGCTTGGAATACGATCCAAACCGCAGTGCAAATATTGCATTGATCGTGTTTGCTGATGGTGAGCGTCGCTATATTCCTGCTGCTAAAGGCATGACTGTTGGTCAAGCAATCATGAATGGTTCTGAAGCGCCAATCAAATCTGGTAACAACTTGCCGATTCGCAATATTCCAGTTGGTAGCACTATTCACTGCGTTGAAATTCTCCCAGGTAAAGGTGCACAAGTTGCACGTTCAGCTGGTGGTTCAGCGGTATTGCTAGCTCGTGAAGGCGTATACGCTCAAGTGCGTTTGCGCTCTGGTGAAGTTCGCCGTGTTCTGATTGAGTGCCGCGCCACTATTGGTGAAGTTGGTAATGAAGAGCACAGCTTGCGTCAAATTGGTAAAGCAGGTGCAAATCGCTGGCGTGGTATTCGCCCAACCGTTCGCGGTGTGGCAATGAACCCAGTAGATCACCCACACGGTGGTGGTGAAGGTAGAACTGGCGAAGGCCGTGTACCTGTATCTCCATGGGGCACACCAACCAAAGGTTATCGCACACGTCGCAATAAGCGTACAACTTCGATGATCGTTCAACGTCGTCAAAAACGTTAA
- the rplW gene encoding 50S ribosomal protein L23, with product MSQVRKNDHNLMKVLLGPVISEKATMVAEKNEQVVFQVARDANKSDVKQAVELLFKVQVDSVQIVNQKGKPKRYGRFEGRRDHTKKAYVNLKPGQEINFEAEAN from the coding sequence ATGAGCCAAGTCCGTAAAAACGATCACAACCTGATGAAGGTTCTGCTTGGTCCTGTTATCTCTGAGAAAGCCACTATGGTTGCAGAGAAAAACGAACAAGTAGTTTTCCAAGTAGCTCGCGATGCAAACAAGAGCGATGTAAAACAAGCAGTTGAATTGCTCTTCAAAGTGCAAGTGGACTCAGTTCAAATCGTGAATCAAAAGGGTAAGCCTAAGCGCTATGGCCGTTTTGAAGGTCGTCGTGACCACACTAAGAAGGCCTACGTGAATTTGAAGCCAGGCCAAGAAATTAACTTTGAAGCGGAGGCGAATTAA
- the rplD gene encoding 50S ribosomal protein L4 has product MELKLLQDNGTLGAGVQASPEVFEREYNEALVHQVVVAYQANARSGNRAQKDREQVKHTTKKPWRQKGTGRARAGMSSSPLWRGGGRIFPNSPEENFSQKVNKKMYRAGMRSILSQLAREGRLNVVDQFSLDAPKTKVLADKVKAMGLDSVLIIVDQVSENLYLASRNLHKVAVCEPQHADPLALVQYKKVLVSKAAIAKIEELLK; this is encoded by the coding sequence ATGGAACTTAAGCTTCTCCAGGACAACGGTACTTTAGGTGCAGGCGTACAAGCTTCGCCAGAAGTATTTGAGCGTGAATATAACGAAGCATTGGTACACCAAGTTGTAGTGGCTTACCAAGCAAATGCACGTAGCGGTAACCGTGCACAAAAAGACCGTGAGCAAGTTAAGCACACAACTAAGAAACCTTGGCGTCAAAAAGGTACTGGTCGTGCACGTGCTGGTATGAGCTCTTCCCCGCTGTGGCGTGGAGGCGGCCGTATATTCCCAAATTCTCCAGAAGAGAATTTCAGCCAAAAAGTAAACAAGAAAATGTACCGCGCTGGTATGAGATCTATTTTGTCTCAGTTAGCACGCGAAGGTCGTTTGAATGTAGTTGATCAATTTAGTCTCGATGCTCCAAAGACCAAAGTTTTAGCTGACAAAGTTAAGGCAATGGGCTTGGATTCAGTCTTGATTATTGTTGATCAGGTTAGCGAGAATTTGTACTTGGCATCACGTAATTTGCATAAGGTTGCTGTATGTGAACCGCAGCACGCTGATCCATTAGCTTTGGTGCAATACAAAAAAGTATTGGTAAGCAAAGCTGCGATCGCAAAAATTGAGGAGTTGCTGAAATGA
- the rplC gene encoding 50S ribosomal protein L3: MSLGLIGRKVGMTRLFTDEGEAIPVTVIDVSDNRIAQIKTQATDGYDAIQLAHGTRRATRVTKAMAGHFAKAGVMAGNGLNEFQLDAAKIAEMTPGQVIPADAAFTAGQKVDVQGVSIGKGYAGTIKRYHFASGRASHGNSRSHNVPGSIGMAQDPGRVFPGKRMTGHLGDVTRTVQNLVIARIDAERNLIMVKGAIPGAPGGKVIVTPAVKTPLKKK, from the coding sequence ATGAGCTTAGGCTTAATCGGCCGCAAGGTCGGCATGACCCGTCTATTTACGGACGAAGGGGAAGCAATTCCTGTCACCGTAATCGACGTGAGCGACAACAGAATCGCTCAAATCAAGACCCAGGCAACTGATGGCTATGATGCTATCCAGTTGGCACATGGCACACGTAGAGCTACTCGCGTTACCAAAGCAATGGCTGGTCACTTCGCCAAAGCTGGAGTGATGGCTGGTAACGGTCTCAACGAATTCCAATTAGACGCAGCAAAAATCGCGGAAATGACACCAGGACAAGTAATTCCTGCTGACGCTGCATTTACTGCTGGTCAAAAAGTGGATGTACAAGGCGTATCGATCGGTAAAGGTTACGCCGGTACCATCAAGCGTTATCACTTCGCTTCTGGTCGTGCATCCCACGGTAACTCTAGATCACACAACGTACCAGGCTCTATCGGTATGGCGCAAGATCCAGGTCGTGTTTTCCCAGGTAAGCGCATGACTGGCCACCTTGGTGACGTTACACGTACCGTACAAAATTTAGTCATCGCACGCATTGATGCAGAACGTAATCTCATCATGGTTAAAGGCGCTATTCCAGGCGCCCCAGGCGGTAAAGTTATTGTTACTCCAGCGGTGAAAACACCGTTGAAGAAGAAATAA
- the tuf gene encoding elongation factor Tu, with amino-acid sequence MAKEKFERTKPHVNVGTIGHVDHGKTTLTAAIATVLSKAFGGEAKAYDQIDAAPEEKARGITINTAHVEYETANRHYAHVDCPGHADYVKNMITGAAQMDGAILVCSAADGPMPQTREHILLARQVGVPYIVVFLNKCDMVDDAELLELVEMEVRELLSKYDFPGDDTPIIQGSAKLALEGDEGPLGKEAIMKLAEALDTYIPTPERAIDGAFLMPVEDVFSISGRGTVVTGRIERGIIKVGEEIEIVGIKPTLKTTCTGVEMFRKLLDQGQAGDNVGILLRGTKREEVERGQVLAKPGSITPHTHFTAEVYILGKDEGGRHTPFFNNYRPQFYFRTTDVTGSIELPKDKEMVMPGDNVTITVKLIAPIAMEEGLRFAIREGGRTVGAGVVAKILA; translated from the coding sequence ATGGCAAAAGAAAAGTTTGAGCGGACAAAACCGCACGTAAACGTAGGCACCATCGGTCACGTTGACCACGGTAAAACCACATTGACAGCAGCAATCGCAACCGTGCTCTCAAAGGCATTTGGTGGCGAAGCTAAAGCATACGATCAGATCGATGCTGCTCCAGAAGAAAAAGCCCGTGGTATTACGATTAATACAGCACACGTTGAGTATGAGACAGCGAATCGTCACTACGCTCACGTGGATTGCCCAGGACATGCTGACTACGTGAAGAACATGATTACTGGTGCTGCTCAGATGGACGGCGCAATTTTGGTTTGCTCTGCAGCTGACGGCCCAATGCCACAAACTCGTGAGCACATCCTCTTGGCACGCCAAGTAGGCGTTCCTTACATCGTTGTGTTCTTGAACAAGTGCGACATGGTCGATGACGCTGAATTGTTAGAGTTAGTTGAAATGGAAGTTCGTGAACTTCTGTCTAAATACGATTTCCCTGGCGATGACACTCCAATCATCCAAGGCTCTGCTAAGTTGGCTCTTGAAGGTGACGAAGGCCCATTGGGTAAAGAAGCCATCATGAAATTGGCTGAAGCATTAGATACTTACATCCCAACTCCAGAGCGTGCCATTGATGGTGCGTTCTTGATGCCAGTAGAAGACGTGTTCTCAATCTCCGGTCGCGGTACTGTGGTGACTGGTCGTATCGAGCGCGGCATCATCAAAGTTGGTGAAGAGATTGAAATCGTTGGTATCAAACCAACTCTCAAAACTACCTGTACTGGCGTTGAAATGTTCCGCAAATTGCTCGACCAAGGTCAAGCAGGCGATAACGTTGGTATCTTGTTACGCGGTACAAAACGTGAAGAAGTTGAGCGCGGCCAAGTATTGGCTAAGCCAGGCTCCATCACCCCACATACTCACTTTACAGCCGAGGTTTACATCTTGGGTAAAGATGAAGGTGGTCGTCATACTCCATTCTTTAACAACTATCGTCCACAGTTTTACTTCCGTACAACGGACGTAACCGGTTCAATCGAGTTGCCAAAAGACAAAGAAATGGTGATGCCTGGTGATAACGTCACGATTACCGTAAAACTCATCGCGCCAATCGCGATGGAAGAAGGTTTACGTTTTGCGATCCGTGAAGGTGGCCGTACTGTTGGCGCCGGCGTGGTTGCAAAGATTTTGGCTTAA
- the rpsJ gene encoding 30S ribosomal protein S10 — MQNQKIRIRLKAFDYRLIDQSAAEIVDTAKRTGAVVKGPVPLPTRIERFDILRSPHVNKTSRDQLEIRTHLRLMDIVDPTEKTVDALMKLDLPAGVDVEIKLQ, encoded by the coding sequence ATGCAAAACCAAAAAATTCGTATTCGCCTCAAAGCATTTGATTACCGTTTGATCGACCAGTCAGCAGCTGAAATCGTTGATACAGCTAAGCGCACTGGTGCAGTTGTTAAGGGTCCAGTACCTTTGCCTACTCGTATTGAGCGTTTTGATATCTTGCGTTCACCACACGTGAACAAGACATCCCGTGATCAGTTAGAGATCCGTACCCATCTGCGTTTGATGGATATCGTTGATCCTACCGAGAAAACAGTAGATGCCTTGATGAAATTAGACCTCCCAGCAGGTGTGGACGTCGAAATTAAGTTGCAATAA